CTGAACGAGATCAATGGTATGGCACGAACCATCAGACTTTCTTTTTTAGAAGGGAAGATAAAAATTTAGGCTACTGTGACCAAAAAAAAGTAAAGTCTTTCAAAACCGACCTTAAGTCTGAGGCTTTATTGTGTGCCAGCAATTTCAAAAGGACTTATCGATATACTATCATTGTTAAAAGGCATAAAGGTTATGAGCAAGACTTGAAGCAAAAGAAAGGATTGTAAAGGAATTCAATAAACGGGGATGATGCATCGCCAATACCATGCTAGGAGTATACTCCTACATGATGATGGGTCGCGCGTTCGAATCGCGCCGGAATCACTTTACCCCTCGATCAGGAGGGGTTTTTTTATTGTCATATCCGATCATCTTCAATCACGGTAAGGCTTTCCTGCGATTTGCCTCAACTTCTCAAAAGATCATTTGTTGCCATTTCATTACATTTTTTTGATACCTGTATGTTACCGCCCTAAAACGGTAACACAAAAACCATCAAATCCACGCCCTGATATGAGTTAACAGTTATTTAAAATCACAAAAAACACAAACATTTATGAAAACAGTTTTTTATTCATTGGTATTCAATCGAAAGAATGAAAAGTTAAAGAACACAGACGTATCTTTAATTCAGATTTGCGTTTATTTTGATGGTAAGCGCCGATATATCTCAACTGGCATTCGTGTTGAAAAACAATATTGGAGTGAATCTCGGAAAGAAGTTGTCAAACATCCAAAGGCCCTGGAATATAATAAGGTACTACGTCAAAAGCTCTTGGCACTTCAGGATTACGAAATAGAACTGACAAGCATAGGTCAGGCCTTTAATCTGGATTCTCTCGACAGTTTTCTCGAAGGTAAAGACTTTAAAAGTTTCATTGACTATATGGAACAGGAAATTACAGCCCGCCAGGGTATTTCAGAAAGAACTCGGTCACATCATTTCGTTACTCTGAGAAGGCTAAAAGAATTTGGTAAGATCAAACTCTTTCGAGATCTTACCTATGAGAATATTTTGGAATGGGATCGTTCCATGCATCGAAGCGTTTCTATTAAAAAGCAAGGTACAATATATAACCAGCATATAATTTTAAAAATCTATATCAATTCAGCCATTGCCTCTAAAAGATTCGATCCTAAGGATCATCCTTATCTGAATTTTAAAGCTAAAAAAGGCAATAACACTTATGACCGCAAATATCTTACTGAAGAAGAATTACAGAGAATGGAAGAATGCCAATTTGAAGGTACTGCTGATATGGTTCGTGACTTGTTTCTATTTTGCTGTCTTGCTGGACTAGCATATTGCGATGCCTTCCAGCTCTGTGAGGATGATTTCAAATATGAAGAAGGCCATTATTTTATTGACAAGGATAGGAATAAGACAGGAGTTTAGTCGTTCGTCATGGTTTTTGCTAAAGCCGGAGCTATAATTGAAAAGTGGAAAGGATATAAAAAAGGGCGGTTACTTCCATATTTGTCCAACCAAAAAATGAATCAATGGCTGAAAGTAATAGCAGTAAAAGCTAATATCAATACTGGCAGGTCCTTGACCACACATGCCGCCCGTCATACGTTTGCAACCACAGTTGCTCTCTCAAATGGTGCGAGCATGGAATTAGTTCAGTCTATGCTAGGCCATAAGGATATCAGGACAACAGCTATATATGGTAAGATTGTAAAAAAAAGACAGATGAGCGAAATGATTAAGCTGAAAGAAGCCGTAGAGCCTTCGATGGAACCTAAATAAAGAAAAACGGCGCTAATTTTAGCGCCGTTACCGAACAACCCAAGATGCCATCCATTATAAACCACTATACATCAATGTTTAATAATTATGAATATGGGTGCAGTACGTACCTAAAGTTGGATATGGTTTTAAGTGAAATTATGCATGGAATCTATTTTATTTAATCAATTTGTAGGTCAAGCGTGTCAATTTCTTACTTTTGATATTACAATTTTATTAGTTTTCGCCATGCCGTCATTACATTGGATAGGGAAAGAAAAAGTAATTAATCATCACAGAGATGTTCCTTTCAGAGTTCTTGAGCACAAATATGGGATGGGACTGTCCTTTTGCTTATATTCTTGCTTCATTAGCAGATAAATCTTCCGCTGTTGATGTAGAACAAATACTCGGTCGAGTTTTAAGGCAACCATATGTTATAAAACATTCTGCCTTATTATTGAATGTCTCATATGTACTTACTGCGTCTGCCAAGTTTAATGAAACCTTACAAAACATTGTTCTTGGTCTTCAATCATCCGGTTTTAGTGAAAAAGACTATAGGCAAAAAGATAATATGCCATCTGAGGAAAAGAAAAAGACAACAGTAAATCAGTTAGATGCTTTTCTTTTTCCTGAGCAACATGAATCTAATATTGCGAAAATTGATGAGGACGAGATAATCACCGAAAGGATTTCATTTAATTCCGAGCCATCAGATGATGAGAAAGTGAATATTGCCGTAAATGAAATTCAAAACATTGCGGAAAACGAAATATCAATAGTAGAACATAATATTGAAAAATTAAGTCAACAGCCGATTGATGAAAATATATTTCAGGAAATGGGTGAAAAAGTCAGACGATATAGCATGAATGATGCTAATAAGGAATTAGCATCAAAAATTAAACTTCCACAGTTTTTCATGGATATTCCACGCAACGATTTATATGGATTAGATAAGGCCTTGCTTAACCAGGAATCTTTATTAAAAGGTTTCAAGCTGAGTACTGAAGATTCTAAAATATCGTTTGAAAACATCACATCCGATTTATATAAAGTAGATGTCGAGTTAATTAAAAAAGATGAGTATGCTCCTCGATTTACAAAAATTGAAGATGCGGTCATCAAAGATCCTATGATTGAATATATTCTATCAAAACCCAAAGATGGCCAAGTAAAAGATATAACACATCAGATCGTTCAACTTATTGGTGACATGTATCCGATACCAGATCAAGAAATCCGGATGTATATAGAAAGAGTATTATGCCAACTAAATATTGAACAGTTACATGACGTTTTACTTAGAAAATGGAGCTATTCAGACAGAATTAGGGCTAAAATAAAACAACATGCCGATACTTATGCCGAAAGTATTTTCAATGATATGATCAAAATTCGAAAGATATATGCTGAACCATTTTGGCATTTTTCTGAGGAAATAGTCCCTGGCGTATTGGGAGCCTCCATCGGGAACTCATTATATGAGCGTGAAGGAGCTATGAATAATTTTGAAACGACTGTAATAACTGATATCGCCAGTTTATCAAATGTGGCATTCTGGCATAGAAATCTTGGAAGAGGTAAGGGTTTTTCCATAAATGGTTTCAAATCAAATCATTATCCAGACTTCATAGTCGTTACAAAATCTGGAAACATTATTCTGATTGAAACTAAAGGCGATGACAGAGATAATACTGACAGTCTAGCGAAATGTCGTCTTGGAAATCGATGGGCAGAATTATCAGGAAAAGGATTCTTTTACTTCATGATTTTTGAACAAAAATCAGTTGAAGGTTCGGTTAATATTAGCAAAGCAAAGGAATTGATTAAACAACTCTAAGTTAATTGCTTGTGTTTAGTTGGTAACAAACTCAAACTTGTGTGAGAAACTTTCTCCAATAGTAGCCAGATCGCTGAAAAACCTTTCATTGTTATGTGATGTAAACTCTGAATTTCCAAGAAGGAACAATGTGAATTTTATAAATTCACTTGGGTAAGGAAATTTGTATAAACTAAACCGAATATCATCAGATCTATATCCGAAATGTATATGATAAGTATTGTGATAATAAGGGGCCGGATTTATTGTATCCATGTCAAAACGAAAATAGGTCATGAAGGAATCAGGTTCTGGAAGAAAAGCAAGTGTTCCCTTAGTAATAATCCTATTCTCTTCTCTAAAATATACTTGTATTAAAGCTTTCCCCGAAACTGCCAAACTATATTGGTTGTTATTAATGACCCATTTAAAATACTCATCATAAGTATAAAATGATTCTTTAGGAACATATGAATGCCATGTCAGTTCATTATTCTTTAAACAAAAGAAAGGGTTCTGAAGGTCATACTTTCTGAAATTAGCATTATAAATACGCTCTAAATTGCTGTAAAGGGTTTTTGTAGAACTCATAATCCCAATTTCTTTTTAAGAGCTGCCTTTTCTTCATCACTTAAATTTATAGCGGCATCTTCTAGGGTTAACAAATCGTTCAATGCTCTTGAACCTTTCTTTTTTTCCTGAAGTCTTCTGGCATGCTCTTCTTGACTGAGTTTTTTTGCTACTTTATTTGGATCAGGAAATTGGAATCTAAACTGTGGTATGAGACCTTGAGTTGTTTTAATTTCCGAAATTGCCCTTTCCATATCTTGTCCAACGCCTGTAATTCTGCACCATCCTTTTGAACGACTTATGGAAGTGAATGCCCTGTTTCTTGCATAAACAAAATCAAGATAATCATAAAGATAATCGAACCCCATTATATAAACGATAAACGCCTCATTTCCCTTAGCCTTATAAACTGTAGAAAGAGTTACAAATCCTTTTTCTCCAAATTTATCTCTATCCACTCCTCCAACCCCTGGAATAATACTTGGAATACCTCGTTTAAAAAGCAGATTTTGTAATGGAGTAAAAACTCTTTCGATTCTTCGATGATTGAGTGAAATTACAATGATATTCTCCGGTTCTACACCTTCGGAATTCACATCGTGTACAACTTGATTGGCTATCCAGCTTATCTCCTCATTACGATTGGCAAAAGTTTTGTAAAAAAGAATCGGTTGTTTCCCATTATATGATTCATTTGCCAAACTAATGCTGTTTTGTCTTGGTCTTTCAATAATTATTTCTTCTCCAATAGTCTTAAATTCACCTTTAAGAACTTCATATCCAATAGCATTCCATACTTGCTTATCATCAATGACCTGCATGTAGCCGTCAGAATTGTATAATCCAAGGCCCATACTATGTGCTACCATTAATATTTCAAGTGGATTTCGATATGATTTGTTTAAAACGAAATCCATTTCAATATTTCCATCATAGGTTCCTTTACTAAAATCAACCTTTTTGCTTCCATCAGCATTATACCCGAAAAGTTCACCTGTATCAGAGACTGAAACTGCATTTAAAGACTGCAATTCATCATACGCAAAAATTATTCGTTTTGGATTTTGAGTCAGTCTATAAATTAATTGATAGAAACCCGAAGGAAAATCTTGAGCTTCATCCATCAATACATAGTTATATTCTTCAGTAATTTCTTTTTTTAGAGCTTCATTACAGACATATTGCAATGGATCATCAGGGTTAAACGATTCTGCAATATTAAAGGGCATAAACTCAATTGAATTCCTTAGACATGCTCGTGAGTATACTCCTTCTTTCGCCTTACCTCCCCAAGAATGTAGTATTAAGAGCTTATTCCAATCTGGATCCTTTTCCTCAGTATCACGATAAAACTTCGTTATTAAATCACGAATTTGATTATATAAGCTTTGCGTATGAAAAGTGTAAAGGATTTTTTTGTCTGGATATCGACTATGAAGGAACGCTGCTTTCATTGTTAAGATAATAGTTTTCCCTGTACCAGCCATACCCCGAATTCTTTGAGGGCCGTCAGGAATTTGAATAGCTGCGGCATGTTGCTGTTTATCCAAATAAGCTATTTTAGTATCTATTAGCTTGATGGCTTCACCAATTTTTTCTGCTTTCGATCCTTCAATTATTTTTTTATAATTATTTAATCTTCCTGCCCCTTGTGAAACAGAAAGAAAAAGTCCTTTTAGAATTTTATCCTGGATATTTGATTGAGATTTCCAAAACTTATCGTATGAATGATCAAGATAATCATTAAACAACATTCCTTTGATTTCTTCGAAACTTCCGAATTTCCTAATAAAGTCAGATTTGTGAATTAGCGGAAAAATAATATAAGTGTTTATTTTGATCAAGTTTCGTAATTGCCGATACTTATCGTACTTGGCTTGTAGATTAATCTTATAATCTTCAAGTTTTAAAAATGGGGCCTCAACAGTCTTACCATTTATTTCCCATTCATCATTGTTTATTTTAGTTATTTGTTCTAGAGTAATATGTGAGAGTATATCAAAGGCACATACACCTTTGGTTAAATCTATTAAAACTATGTCTGGTAGATGCGATTCAAATCCGCCTGCAATAGGATACTTATAATAACAATACCCTTTACTATCTCGGGCAATGACCTTGAATCTTTCAAACAGGTTCAAAGCTCCTTCATTGCCTTTAATATCCGTTGATGTTATTAAAAACTCCATTTTAGATTAAAAATCTTGTTTATAACCATGGTAGCCCAGTAAAATTATAAAAATATTTAACCACTAACAATTTAAGAACACCTAATTTACGGACAAATACCGGACAATTCAGGAAGTTAAAAAACAAAACCCCTTGAATTTCAAGGGGTTCGTTTTACCTGTTTGTGGTGCCACGTGAACAAAGAAATGAGGCTAAGAGGAAAGTTTAAGGTTACTTTTCCCTCTTTCCAAGTATTAAACATTAAACTTGTTTGGTAGAAGTTTTTGCAGTTTTGCATCGGGTGAGAGGTTCATAAGGTACTCTCACCCTTTTTTATGTCATTACTATCAGAGTAATTCTCTAAGGAAACTAAAGTCATAAAACCTTCCAATGTATACCTTCGATAAAATTTCATAAATCCCATAAAAAATATATAGGATAGAGCACCTGAAAATAAAAGTAGAATCTGGCTTTTTAGACTGAAGAAATCAACAAATACGATCCCTCGGCATATTATGCACCAATGAAGTATAATTGCTAGAAAACATAGAGTCCTATGAAAACCATAAAGTGCAACATAGTTATACATTTTATTCTGATGAGTCTTTGAATGTTCATAAGTATAATGAAGAATAATGCGATAAAAATCAATGTTTGAAACATCTCCAAATTCTTCTAAACCCCTATATCCGAGGTGGTTAATAAGTGCTTTTTTCTTTTCCCTAATAATTTTAATTAGAAAATCATCCAATTGCTTAGTGTATATATCTTTGGCTTTAAGTAGATTACCAACGAATAGATCAAAGATAAAAACTGGATATATCAAGAAAACAACCAAAATTCTCCAGACTTTTTGTCTTTTTAATTCTCTTTTGCCCCAGAAACCATCATGGTTCATTTTTAATAAAAATTTTGATGGGTAGCCATATTTCCATACAGAGTATTTCTCGACAGATATTGAGGAAATAAAACTCAATATGTGTCCTAAAATGTATGATCCAATAATAAAGGGTAGATAATAACCCACTGATTCAAGATTTAAGCCATTCAACACAGATGATATCTCAATTTCATTATAAGAATACAATTGAAGGATCAGGATATACAAATAGATACCAGTAGCTCCTGGAATGAAATATCCCAGGAAATCATACAGTGAAAATGGGTTCTGTTTAATATTCATATGTTATTATTTTGATAAGACTTGGTCTTATATGTAATTAAAACATTGTCTCGCCAAATCAAAAGGGCTCAGTTTGGTTTCTCTTAGTAAATTTAGTGCTTCACCAATTTGATAATATATTTTTTTACGTTTAAAATCATGTCTAGTGATTTTTAACTGACTTACTGTGTGCTCATCTTCTAAATTAAAGCTATCAATAAAAACTATACCAATTTTTCTAACTCTTTCAAGCCGTTGAATAACCTTTAAATAGTCTTCATTCGTAATTTTAATTGGATTTTTGAGTTGTTCTTTGTAATCACAATAGAAACCGTCCTGTCTGAAGATATCAACATTTGAAAACCAAATGAACTCTTCCTTAAAAACACCTATTTTCTTCTCAACATAAGGTTTAAGATAATCTTCTATATAGCCATGTAATGCCTTAAGTTTGTCCAAAAGTGTAACCAATTTTTTTGGGTTCTTTCGAATCTCGCTGATAAATTTTAACAGATCGTCTCCAAGTACGCTAACTACAAACATTGCAAATGCAATGAAATATCGAACTTTATGGTTTCTAAATATTACATTTATGCCTTTTATGCTTCTAAAATCAAAACCTTTGCCATCAAAAAACAAGATGAGAGCTTTAATTAATTCCTCAACACTAATTATTGCCATTGAAGTTGCACTACCAAACTCTCCTATTTCAGCTAATTTGCTAGCCGCGGTCCATTTTTTTTCAGAATTTTCAAGTATATCCCGATAAACACTAAGACATTCCTTCTTTGATATAGTAAGAAAAGTTTTACTCATATATGTTAAAAAGTGAAATGTTCGATATTTTATGTTTAATACTGCGAAAGGTTAAAAAGTAACCCTGAAGGTAAGCGTTTTTTTTACCACTCAAGTGTTATAATTCAAAACTGATTTCGATTATGAATAAGTAAAGTTTTTCCGCTAACTTTGATTTCATATACGACTGATGCTGCGTTATGAAAAAAAAATAGACTTTAATTCCCTTCCCCAGGCTATTGCTGATCTTTATGAAAAGGTTGAAAATATTGAAAAGCTGATTATTAAGTTAAGCGAAAAGCTAGAACAGTGGGTTAAAAAGCAAGACGAAAAACCGGCAAGAATGCGGAAAAAGGGGCAATATCCTATCACAGAAGAAAAGGTCACCTTAATAACCGAACCTTCAATTGATTCTATTGACGTTGATGCTTTAACTGTGGAGCAAGCGAGCCTTCCTTGATATGACAAAAATGAACCTTTATGCTCATGTTAAACTTGCCAAAATCCCTTATACCAAGAAAGGCCGAAGACTGGTGTTCTCCAAGATCGAGTTAGAGGAGTGGTTTAAATCCAGGAAAAAGGCCAATGCTGCTAATAAAAAAGATGCAATTACTTTTCGG
The window above is part of the Bacteroidales bacterium genome. Proteins encoded here:
- a CDS encoding phage integrase SAM-like domain-containing protein; this translates as MKTVFYSLVFNRKNEKLKNTDVSLIQICVYFDGKRRYISTGIRVEKQYWSESRKEVVKHPKALEYNKVLRQKLLALQDYEIELTSIGQAFNLDSLDSFLEGKDFKSFIDYMEQEITARQGISERTRSHHFVTLRRLKEFGKIKLFRDLTYENILEWDRSMHRSVSIKKQGTIYNQHIILKIYINSAIASKRFDPKDHPYLNFKAKKGNNTYDRKYLTEEELQRMEECQFEGTADMVRDLFLFCCLAGLAYCDAFQLCEDDFKYEEGHYFIDKDRNKTGV
- a CDS encoding AbiV family abortive infection protein, coding for MSKTFLTISKKECLSVYRDILENSEKKWTAASKLAEIGEFGSATSMAIISVEELIKALILFFDGKGFDFRSIKGINVIFRNHKVRYFIAFAMFVVSVLGDDLLKFISEIRKNPKKLVTLLDKLKALHGYIEDYLKPYVEKKIGVFKEEFIWFSNVDIFRQDGFYCDYKEQLKNPIKITNEDYLKVIQRLERVRKIGIVFIDSFNLEDEHTVSQLKITRHDFKRKKIYYQIGEALNLLRETKLSPFDLARQCFNYI
- a CDS encoding DEAD/DEAH box helicase family protein; this translates as MEFLITSTDIKGNEGALNLFERFKVIARDSKGYCYYKYPIAGGFESHLPDIVLIDLTKGVCAFDILSHITLEQITKINNDEWEINGKTVEAPFLKLEDYKINLQAKYDKYRQLRNLIKINTYIIFPLIHKSDFIRKFGSFEEIKGMLFNDYLDHSYDKFWKSQSNIQDKILKGLFLSVSQGAGRLNNYKKIIEGSKAEKIGEAIKLIDTKIAYLDKQQHAAAIQIPDGPQRIRGMAGTGKTIILTMKAAFLHSRYPDKKILYTFHTQSLYNQIRDLITKFYRDTEEKDPDWNKLLILHSWGGKAKEGVYSRACLRNSIEFMPFNIAESFNPDDPLQYVCNEALKKEITEEYNYVLMDEAQDFPSGFYQLIYRLTQNPKRIIFAYDELQSLNAVSVSDTGELFGYNADGSKKVDFSKGTYDGNIEMDFVLNKSYRNPLEILMVAHSMGLGLYNSDGYMQVIDDKQVWNAIGYEVLKGEFKTIGEEIIIERPRQNSISLANESYNGKQPILFYKTFANRNEEISWIANQVVHDVNSEGVEPENIIVISLNHRRIERVFTPLQNLLFKRGIPSIIPGVGGVDRDKFGEKGFVTLSTVYKAKGNEAFIVYIMGFDYLYDYLDFVYARNRAFTSISRSKGWCRITGVGQDMERAISEIKTTQGLIPQFRFQFPDPNKVAKKLSQEEHARRLQEKKKGSRALNDLLTLEDAAINLSDEEKAALKKKLGL
- a CDS encoding tyrosine-type recombinase/integrase, translating into MVFAKAGAIIEKWKGYKKGRLLPYLSNQKMNQWLKVIAVKANINTGRSLTTHAARHTFATTVALSNGASMELVQSMLGHKDIRTTAIYGKIVKKRQMSEMIKLKEAVEPSMEPK